A DNA window from Hordeum vulgare subsp. vulgare chromosome 1H, MorexV3_pseudomolecules_assembly, whole genome shotgun sequence contains the following coding sequences:
- the LOC123426939 gene encoding acyl transferase 7-like, producing MAAAAAKPVPVERLGQRLVAPAAPTPESHLRLSWLDRYPTQMALIESLHVFKPDMARQGDSPARAVEQALARALVEYYPLAGRLTVTDTGELQVDCSDGGVWFIEAAVRCRLEDVDYLEYPLVVDKDELLPHPRPKPSREEESKLILLVQVTTFDCGGFVVGFRFSHAVADGPGAAQFMGAVGELARGAGRISVAPVWGRDAIPDPAGALVGSLPDPAGAKRLEYLAIDISADYINHFKGQFAAATGGARCSAFEVLIAKAWQSRTRAACFDEGSPVHLCFAMNARPLLQARLPSGGAGFYGNCYYIMRVSSTAGKVASSTITDVVKMIKEGKKRLPSEFARWGAGEMGSVDPYQITSDYRTLLVSDWTRLGFAEVDYGWGPPAHVVPLTNLDYIATCILVKPWVHKPGARLITQCVTPDRVAAFHDALVDTN from the exons ATGGCGGCGGCCGCGGCAAAGCCCGTGCCAGTGGAGAGGCTCGGGCAGCGCCTGGTGGCGCCGGCGGCTCCTACGCCGGAGAGCCATCTGCGCCTGTCGTGGCTCGACCGCTACCCCACCCAGATGGCTCTCATCGAGTCGCTGCACGTGTTCAAGCCCGACATGGCCAGGCAGGGCGATAGCCCCGCGAGGGCCGTGGAGCAGGCCCTGGCGAGGGCGCTGGTGGAGTACTACCCGCTGGCGGGCCGCCTCACGGTGACCGACACCGGCGAGCTGCAGGTGGACTGCAGTGACGGTGGCGTGTGGTTTATTGAGGCTGCCGTCAGGTGTCGGCTAGAGGACGTGGACTATCTCGAGTACCCGCTCGTCGTCGACAAGGACGAGCTGCTCCCCCATCCGCGCCCCAAGCCCAGCCGTGAGGAGGAGAGCAAGCTCATCTTGCTAGTCCAG GTCACGACGTTCGATTGCGGCGGCTTCGTGGTGGGGTTCCGGTTCAGCCACGCGGTGGCCGACGGGCCTGGGGCGGCGCAGTTCATGGGCGCGGTGGGGGAGCTGGCGCGCGGGGCGGGCCGCATCTCGGTGGCACCGGTGTGGGGGCGCGACGCGATCCCTGATCCGGCCGGCGCCCTCGTCGGCAGCCTCCCGGATCCCGCGGGCGCCAAGCGGCTCGAGTACCTGGCCATAGACATCTCcgccgactacatcaaccacttcAAGGGCCAGTTCGCGGCGGCCACCGGCGGCGCCCGGTGCTCAGCGTTCGAGGTACTCATCGCCAAGGCCTGGCAGAGCCGCACGCGCGCCGCTTGCTTCGACGAGGGCTCCCCCGTGCACCTCTGCTTCGCGATGAACGCGCGGCCGCTCCTCCAAGCCCGCCTCCCGTCCGGGGGCGCCGGCTTCTACGGCAACTGCTACTACATCATGCGCGTCTCCTCGACCGCCGGGAAGGTGGCGTCCTCCACCATCACCGACGTCGTCAAGATGATCAAGGAGGGGAAGAAGCGGCTGCCGTCGGAGTTCGCGCGGTGGGGCGCCGGCGAGATGGGCAGCGTGGACCCGTACCAGATCACCTCCGACTACCGGACGCTGCTCGTGTCCGACTGGACGCGGCTGGGCTTCGCGGAGGTGGACTACGGTTGGGGCCCTCCCGCCCACGTCGTGCCGCTGACAAACCTGGACTACATCGCCACGTGCATCCTCGTCAAGCCCTGGGTGCACAAGCCAGGCGCCCGCCTCATCACGCAGTGCGTCACGCCCGACCGTGTCGCCGCTTTCCACGACGCCTTGGTGGACACCAACTAG